One window of Paenibacillus sp. FSL K6-3182 genomic DNA carries:
- a CDS encoding methyl-accepting chemotaxis protein, whose amino-acid sequence MFRIKDRSLVVTSSIVLAILLVIVISVTEYLSYSSQKKSYLDEIERIGQTLGYQIEAGHDLVTFGYNEVSAGRDTNNATFKMLKLQLDVMIKNDIVANAYVYMPEVIERDGKKFIKMMQSNESLSAAGLGPGDEYEMSDEFAGKIDDALNEGSALTEVVTDEYGQWISYLARVKDPSGKLIGIFGIDVDFKQIDDALNLMFWKSIGIAALLAFIAILIIVVLVRMTLKPLKRLAEVSSLAAKGDLTLAVAVKGGNEIAQVSIAFNEMIASLRQLTGSIRITSDEVAGSAFNMQQSAEQTSRATEEVTEAIQEVASGSETQLQSLQECQRAMTEMTIGIQRIAESTSSVSDLAADTTAMATEGETVIDQTLHQMNTIESNVVETVTTLHELKEQSDKIGGILALIGDVANQTNLLALNASIEAARAGEHGKGFAVVAHEIRKLAERSKESSEQIGTILHSIGSYAATAVSSMEQSVEAARFGSNISAQAGESFRSIVTSIRDVSSQVQEVSAASEQMSAGSEQIAASLDALEGITANSAGNSQRVAAASEEQLASMQEVASSSEQLRNLASTLNEAISRFKT is encoded by the coding sequence ATGTTCCGAATTAAGGACAGAAGTTTAGTCGTTACCAGCTCCATCGTATTAGCCATTCTCCTCGTTATTGTCATTAGCGTCACCGAGTATTTATCCTACAGCTCGCAGAAAAAATCCTATTTAGATGAAATTGAACGGATTGGACAAACGCTTGGTTATCAAATCGAAGCTGGTCATGATCTGGTTACTTTTGGATACAACGAAGTATCCGCTGGGCGTGATACCAATAATGCTACGTTCAAGATGCTTAAGCTGCAGCTCGACGTCATGATTAAGAACGATATCGTCGCAAATGCATATGTGTATATGCCTGAGGTGATTGAACGCGACGGAAAGAAATTTATAAAGATGATGCAGAGCAATGAGTCTCTCTCCGCCGCAGGCCTTGGTCCTGGAGATGAGTATGAAATGAGTGACGAGTTCGCTGGTAAAATTGATGATGCCCTAAATGAGGGATCAGCTTTGACTGAAGTCGTTACAGATGAATATGGGCAGTGGATTTCTTATTTAGCCCGCGTAAAAGACCCAAGCGGCAAATTAATCGGCATATTTGGCATCGACGTTGATTTCAAACAAATTGATGATGCCTTAAATCTTATGTTTTGGAAAAGCATAGGGATTGCAGCGCTGCTAGCCTTTATTGCCATACTTATCATTGTTGTACTCGTAAGAATGACGTTGAAGCCGCTCAAACGACTTGCGGAAGTATCCTCATTAGCAGCGAAAGGCGACTTGACGCTTGCCGTTGCGGTCAAAGGAGGCAATGAAATAGCTCAAGTTTCTATCGCCTTTAATGAAATGATCGCAAGCCTTCGCCAGCTTACAGGCAGCATTCGAATAACATCCGATGAGGTGGCTGGCTCGGCTTTCAACATGCAGCAGAGTGCAGAGCAGACCTCCCGTGCGACTGAAGAAGTAACCGAGGCTATTCAAGAAGTTGCCTCCGGCTCTGAAACACAGCTGCAAAGCTTGCAAGAGTGCCAGCGCGCGATGACAGAAATGACGATCGGCATTCAAAGAATTGCAGAGTCGACTTCTTCTGTATCTGATCTGGCAGCGGACACTACGGCAATGGCTACGGAAGGCGAGACCGTTATTGATCAAACATTGCATCAAATGAATACTATCGAGTCCAATGTAGTCGAAACGGTAACGACCTTGCATGAGTTGAAGGAGCAGAGTGACAAAATTGGCGGCATCCTCGCCTTGATCGGCGATGTAGCCAATCAGACTAATCTGCTTGCGCTTAATGCATCTATTGAAGCGGCGCGTGCCGGCGAGCACGGCAAAGGTTTTGCTGTCGTTGCCCATGAAATCCGCAAGCTGGCTGAACGCTCCAAGGAATCCTCCGAGCAAATTGGAACTATACTGCATAGCATCGGAAGTTATGCTGCAACAGCCGTTTCGTCAATGGAGCAGTCTGTGGAAGCCGCTCGTTTCGGCTCTAACATCTCGGCGCAAGCCGGCGAGTCCTTCCGCTCTATCGTTACTTCCATTCGTGATGTTTCCAGTCAAGTACAAGAAGTATCCGCAGCGTCGGAGCAAATGTCAGCTGGCAGCGAGCAAATTGCAGCTTCGCTAGATGCGCTTGAGGGCATAACGGCTAATTCCGCAGGAAACTCGCAGCGTGTCGCTGCGGCGTCAGAAGAACAGCTTGCTTCCATGCAGGAGGTTGCAAGCTCCTCCGAGCAGCTGCGTAATTTAGCTTCTACCTTGAATGAGGCGATCAGCCGCTTCAAGACCTGA
- a CDS encoding ABC transporter ATP-binding protein, with protein MGNTGKRLFQYAMLYKKPILLALLLLVLAVCAELAGPLIAKRMIDQNILGIEKKWHEVEAKQEYAVLYKDKWYKREDHFAASEQKGKEVRVLQVGRKFYWLEDALASDQGKRVVEGNNLAVTNKETGETVSYPVTQLTSQELYSFYKPEFPALMRLAAMYFGFLLLVAVFTYGQRLMLQTSANRIVRKMRTDIFAHTQRLPVNYYDNLSAGQVVSRVTNDTEAIRELYVAVLANFFTGVIYMVAIYGALFLLDVRLALLALPLVPILIIWIIVYRKFAARYNRIIRSKLSEINGMINESIQGMTIIQAFRRQKETTKEFEEMNEHYYKYQNKLLSLNSVTSHNLVNVIRNTLFLIVLIMFWGDSLRGAVSVGVLYAFIDYMNRMFAPIVGIVNQLSNLETARVSAERVFKLMDEEGIDVVSGKMDRYKGDVKFEDVSFAYKKDEYVLKNISFHAQQGQTVALVGHTGSGKSSILNLLFRFYDSNEGKIIVDGTDVRDMPKQLLRQHMGIVLQDPFLFTGTIASNISLDNPEISREKIVQSLRDVGAYDMFSQFQGGIDAPVIEKGSTLSAGQRQLISFARALAYDPAILILDEATASIDTETEAIIQEALDVLKKGRTTFVIAHRLSTIRSADQILVLDRGVIVERGSHDELMEHRGKYYAMYQLQFGAASAS; from the coding sequence ATGGGCAACACAGGAAAACGATTGTTTCAATACGCCATGCTTTATAAAAAACCGATCCTGCTTGCGCTTCTTCTGCTCGTGCTTGCTGTATGCGCAGAGCTTGCAGGACCGCTAATTGCAAAACGGATGATTGACCAGAATATTCTCGGCATCGAGAAGAAATGGCATGAAGTCGAAGCAAAACAAGAGTATGCGGTTCTTTATAAAGATAAATGGTATAAGCGCGAGGATCACTTTGCCGCTTCGGAACAGAAGGGCAAGGAGGTTCGCGTGCTGCAGGTTGGACGCAAATTTTATTGGCTGGAGGATGCGCTGGCATCCGATCAAGGCAAACGTGTCGTAGAGGGGAACAACCTCGCGGTGACAAACAAGGAAACAGGCGAAACGGTCTCGTATCCAGTAACACAGCTTACATCACAAGAGCTGTATTCCTTCTATAAGCCGGAGTTTCCGGCGTTAATGAGGCTAGCAGCTATGTATTTCGGATTTTTGCTGCTCGTAGCTGTCTTCACCTACGGACAGCGGCTAATGCTGCAAACGTCAGCGAATCGTATCGTGCGCAAGATGCGTACGGATATCTTTGCTCACACGCAGCGGCTGCCGGTCAATTATTATGATAATTTATCAGCTGGGCAGGTTGTCTCGCGGGTGACAAATGATACAGAAGCTATACGCGAGCTGTATGTCGCAGTACTGGCGAATTTCTTTACAGGTGTTATTTATATGGTGGCTATTTATGGAGCCTTGTTCTTGCTTGATGTGCGCTTGGCGCTTCTGGCTTTGCCGCTTGTGCCAATCCTCATCATTTGGATTATCGTTTACCGGAAATTCGCTGCTCGTTATAACCGTATCATTAGATCAAAGCTGAGTGAAATCAACGGAATGATCAATGAATCGATACAAGGGATGACGATTATCCAGGCGTTCCGCCGTCAGAAGGAAACGACGAAGGAATTTGAGGAAATGAATGAGCATTATTATAAATATCAAAACAAGCTGCTCAGCCTCAACTCGGTAACATCGCATAATCTTGTCAATGTTATACGGAATACATTGTTCCTCATTGTACTCATTATGTTCTGGGGCGATTCACTCCGCGGAGCGGTATCGGTCGGCGTGCTTTACGCATTCATTGATTATATGAACCGTATGTTTGCGCCGATCGTTGGTATCGTAAACCAGCTATCCAATCTCGAGACGGCACGCGTATCTGCAGAGCGAGTATTTAAGCTGATGGACGAGGAAGGAATCGATGTCGTTTCCGGCAAAATGGACCGATATAAGGGCGATGTTAAGTTCGAGGATGTTTCTTTTGCTTATAAGAAGGATGAATATGTGCTGAAAAATATTTCCTTCCACGCTCAACAAGGCCAGACGGTTGCGCTAGTAGGCCATACCGGCTCAGGCAAAAGCTCGATTCTTAATCTGTTGTTCCGTTTCTACGATTCGAATGAGGGCAAGATCATCGTAGATGGCACTGATGTACGCGATATGCCGAAGCAGCTGCTAAGGCAGCATATGGGTATCGTTCTTCAGGACCCATTCCTATTTACCGGAACGATCGCATCGAACATTAGCCTTGATAATCCAGAGATTAGCCGCGAGAAAATTGTACAGTCGCTGCGTGACGTTGGCGCTTACGACATGTTCAGTCAGTTCCAAGGCGGCATTGATGCACCTGTTATTGAGAAGGGAAGCACACTGTCTGCTGGTCAAAGGCAGCTGATTTCCTTTGCAAGGGCGCTTGCTTATGATCCCGCTATTCTTATTCTCGATGAGGCAACAGCCAGCATCGATACAGAGACCGAAGCGATCATTCAAGAGGCGCTTGATGTACTGAAGAAGGGCCGCACGACGTTCGTCATCGCGCACCGCCTGTCGACGATTCGCAGTGCAGATCAAATTCTAGTGCTTGATCGCGGCGTCATTGTGGAGCGAGGCAGCCATGATGAACTTATGGAGCATCGCGGCAAATATTACGCGATGTATCAGCTGCAATTCGGCGCAGCATCTGCATCATAG
- a CDS encoding ABC transporter transmembrane domain-containing protein: MFSVLKKLSWFFKLHWKRYTVAITLLVLTGIIDVIPPWLIGYTIDGIHQDLLGQADFNRVLYGWIALTVVGYVITYIWHYKLFGGAFVLEKLLRSRLMGHFLRMTPTFYERNRTGDLMARSTNDLGAVAQTAGFGILTLIDSTLFMITILIVMAGLISVKLTLAALLPLPLMALAMKHYGKKIHERFMDAQDAFGDLNDQVLESVSGVRVIRAFVQEEASEARFSAKTNEVLNKNIAVARIDALFEPTMKILVGTSYLIGLCYGGYLVFHNEITLGELVSFNVFLGMLIWPMFAIGELINIMQRGNASLDRVSETLGYKPDVADAATQVKVDEPTSVEFKNVTFRYPSSQVDNLVDLSFALSQGQTLGIVGRTGSGKTTLLKQLLREYPLGRGSIHISGEPLGSLKIDDMLGWVGYVPQQPILFSKTIRENIFYGLKEGTDADLQRALERASFAKDIKFLPDGLETMVGERGVALSGGQKQRVSIARALIADPEILLMDDALSAVDGKTESEIIEGIRTERAGKTTFITTHRLSAVQHADWIIVLDEGRIVQEGTHEQLLEMGGWYREQYDRQQLEAIIET, from the coding sequence ATGTTTAGTGTACTCAAAAAATTAAGTTGGTTTTTTAAATTGCATTGGAAGCGTTATACGGTTGCTATAACACTTCTAGTTCTAACAGGAATTATTGATGTCATCCCGCCTTGGCTTATTGGCTATACGATTGATGGCATACATCAGGATTTACTCGGTCAAGCCGATTTTAATCGCGTTCTTTACGGCTGGATCGCACTAACGGTAGTAGGCTATGTCATTACGTACATATGGCATTACAAGCTGTTTGGCGGAGCATTCGTGCTGGAGAAGCTGCTGCGGTCGAGATTGATGGGACATTTTTTACGAATGACCCCCACCTTTTATGAACGCAATCGGACGGGCGACCTTATGGCACGCTCGACCAATGATTTAGGAGCAGTTGCGCAGACAGCCGGCTTCGGTATTTTGACGCTAATCGATTCGACCTTATTTATGATTACGATTCTAATTGTTATGGCAGGCTTGATAAGCGTGAAGCTTACGCTTGCCGCATTGCTGCCGCTGCCGCTTATGGCGCTTGCGATGAAGCATTATGGTAAAAAAATTCACGAACGTTTCATGGACGCGCAAGACGCATTTGGCGATTTGAACGATCAGGTGCTGGAATCGGTATCTGGTGTTCGCGTCATTAGAGCATTCGTTCAGGAAGAAGCAAGCGAAGCGCGTTTCAGCGCCAAAACAAATGAAGTACTTAACAAAAATATTGCTGTTGCGCGCATCGACGCGTTATTCGAGCCGACGATGAAAATACTCGTTGGAACAAGTTATTTGATCGGGCTTTGTTATGGCGGATATCTTGTATTCCATAATGAAATTACGCTCGGGGAGCTCGTATCCTTCAACGTGTTTCTTGGTATGCTGATCTGGCCGATGTTTGCTATCGGTGAGCTTATTAACATTATGCAGCGCGGTAATGCTTCGCTCGATCGTGTAAGTGAAACACTTGGCTATAAGCCTGATGTTGCTGATGCAGCAACGCAGGTGAAAGTAGATGAACCAACGTCCGTTGAATTCAAAAATGTGACATTCCGTTACCCATCCTCCCAAGTCGATAACTTGGTGGATCTCTCCTTTGCGTTATCGCAGGGGCAGACGCTTGGTATCGTAGGTAGAACAGGCAGCGGCAAGACTACATTGCTGAAGCAGCTGCTTCGCGAATATCCGCTAGGACGCGGCAGTATTCATATATCTGGAGAGCCGCTTGGCAGCTTGAAAATTGATGACATGCTGGGCTGGGTCGGATATGTGCCGCAGCAGCCTATCTTGTTCTCGAAGACGATTCGCGAAAATATTTTCTACGGCCTAAAAGAAGGCACAGACGCCGATTTGCAGCGAGCACTCGAGCGGGCTTCATTCGCCAAAGATATTAAATTTTTGCCGGATGGACTAGAGACGATGGTAGGCGAACGAGGCGTGGCATTGTCCGGCGGACAGAAGCAGCGCGTAAGTATTGCGCGTGCCCTTATCGCCGATCCGGAAATATTGCTAATGGACGATGCTTTGTCAGCTGTTGACGGGAAGACGGAATCCGAGATTATTGAGGGCATCCGTACAGAAAGAGCAGGCAAGACGACATTCATTACGACGCACCGGTTATCCGCAGTACAGCATGCGGACTGGATTATCGTGCTCGACGAAGGACGAATTGTGCAAGAAGGCACGCATGAGCAGTTGCTGGAGATGGGCGGCTGGTATCGCGAGCAGTATGATCGTCAGCAGCTTGAAGCTATTATTGAAACGTAA
- the hmpA gene encoding NO-inducible flavohemoprotein — translation MLSAQCIQIIKSTVPVLEVHGVTITKRFYQLLFTNHPELLNLFNHANQKQGRQQAALANVVYAAALHIENLAAIIPVVKQIGHKHRSLGVKPEHYPIVGKYLLMAIKDVLGEAATDEILNAWAEAYGIIADAFISIEQEMYENTHSQAGGWEGFRAFRVARKVQESHVITSFYLVPEDGESIASFEPGQYVSVKIKKDGVERTQIRQYSLSDAPGMPYYRITVKREDAYLDRSAGEVSTYLHQHIVEGATLWLSAPAGDFILNRADERPVVLLSGGVGLTPMLSMLNTLTKHDPKRQVTFIHATQNGDVHAQRQQVSLLASEHPQISLYYCYEKPTERDLKEQLFHKEGYIDLPWLQSIIADTDAAFYFCGPTPFMAAINRSLQQMGVADSDIHYEFFGPSASLELETIS, via the coding sequence ATGTTAAGTGCACAATGTATTCAAATTATTAAATCTACGGTTCCTGTATTAGAGGTTCACGGCGTGACGATTACGAAACGCTTCTATCAGCTTTTGTTCACCAATCATCCTGAGCTCCTGAACCTGTTCAATCATGCTAACCAAAAACAAGGCAGACAACAGGCCGCGCTTGCCAATGTCGTTTATGCAGCAGCGCTGCATATCGAGAACCTTGCAGCTATTATTCCGGTTGTGAAGCAAATTGGACATAAGCATCGCAGCTTAGGAGTGAAGCCAGAGCACTATCCGATTGTCGGCAAATACTTGCTGATGGCGATTAAAGATGTGCTTGGAGAAGCTGCTACGGATGAAATATTAAATGCATGGGCGGAGGCTTATGGCATAATTGCGGATGCTTTTATAAGCATTGAGCAAGAAATGTACGAGAATACTCATTCGCAGGCGGGCGGCTGGGAGGGCTTTCGTGCTTTCCGAGTGGCGCGGAAGGTGCAGGAGAGCCATGTAATCACTTCTTTCTATTTGGTTCCGGAAGATGGCGAATCCATTGCAAGCTTTGAACCCGGCCAATACGTAAGCGTCAAAATCAAAAAGGACGGCGTTGAACGCACGCAAATACGCCAATATAGCTTATCCGATGCACCTGGAATGCCTTATTACCGAATCACTGTAAAACGCGAGGATGCTTATCTAGACCGTTCCGCTGGCGAAGTATCGACCTACCTGCACCAGCATATTGTTGAGGGTGCCACTTTATGGCTATCCGCTCCTGCGGGAGACTTTATTCTGAATAGAGCGGATGAGCGTCCTGTCGTATTGCTAAGCGGAGGTGTTGGGCTCACGCCGATGCTCAGCATGTTAAATACACTAACCAAACACGATCCTAAGCGTCAGGTAACCTTTATACATGCCACTCAGAACGGTGATGTCCATGCCCAGAGGCAGCAAGTAAGCCTGCTTGCGAGCGAGCACCCTCAGATCTCTCTCTACTATTGCTACGAGAAACCGACGGAAAGAGACCTGAAAGAGCAGCTTTTCCATAAGGAAGGTTATATCGATCTGCCTTGGCTGCAATCCATTATTGCGGATACTGACGCTGCATTTTATTTCTGCGGTCCGACTCCATTCATGGCGGCAATTAATCGTTCTCTACAGCAAATGGGCGTTGCAGATTCGGACATTCACTATGAATTTTTTGGTCCCTCAGCCAGCCTGGAACTTGAAACGATAAGCTAG
- a CDS encoding Crp/Fnr family transcriptional regulator yields MQLHKGQTLFNQGESGSLFHLRSGLLKIVRVHEDGHPFLVNIIVPNEIIPHHSLISPLPYHGTAIALVACEIDLVSPQQWYDELKQSPEKSLEIALLLQSKLRMMQQRIDQLTQVTPADKLRKLQEWFAAYIGSTAITDVLTQDEIGQLIGLRRETVNRLLRAQQR; encoded by the coding sequence ATGCAGCTGCATAAAGGACAGACGTTGTTCAACCAAGGGGAAAGCGGGTCGTTGTTTCACTTAAGGAGCGGTTTGTTGAAAATTGTTCGCGTTCATGAAGATGGCCATCCGTTTCTAGTCAATATCATTGTACCGAACGAGATCATACCTCATCATTCGTTAATTAGTCCTTTGCCTTATCACGGCACAGCGATAGCGCTTGTTGCTTGCGAGATAGATCTAGTATCGCCGCAGCAATGGTACGACGAGCTGAAGCAGAGTCCGGAGAAAAGCCTTGAAATCGCACTGCTCCTTCAAAGTAAGCTGAGGATGATGCAGCAGCGAATCGATCAATTAACACAAGTGACGCCTGCCGATAAACTGAGAAAGCTGCAGGAATGGTTTGCAGCATATATTGGATCGACTGCGATAACCGATGTGCTGACACAGGATGAGATCGGGCAGCTCATCGGCCTTCGCCGTGAAACGGTCAATCGTCTGCTGCGGGCGCAGCAGAGATAA
- a CDS encoding HPP family protein yields the protein MRIRTYAICLYIILIYWVSLHIPYMHSLFFPTLGAFSLLFISRPFEKSQLRKIALGAVFSSCIGSILNHWNPGVLSLLLTLLIVIFCINRLKLNAPPILAVALIPFFTQPTQLWVIPLSVCGALLGLLVTLSAAVYIEKRFESLPSLLNRIVKTESDSVN from the coding sequence ATGCGTATTAGAACTTATGCAATCTGCTTATATATCATCTTGATTTACTGGGTCTCGTTACATATTCCGTATATGCATTCCTTGTTCTTCCCTACCTTGGGCGCTTTCAGCTTACTTTTCATTTCACGCCCGTTCGAGAAATCACAACTTCGCAAAATCGCACTTGGCGCTGTCTTTTCCTCATGTATCGGCTCCATACTTAATCATTGGAATCCTGGGGTACTATCGCTGCTTCTCACACTACTCATCGTTATTTTTTGCATCAATCGACTAAAATTGAACGCTCCTCCCATTTTGGCCGTTGCTCTTATTCCTTTTTTCACGCAGCCAACGCAATTGTGGGTCATTCCTTTATCCGTGTGCGGAGCGCTGCTTGGCTTGCTGGTCACCTTATCAGCTGCAGTATATATAGAGAAACGATTTGAATCATTGCCGTCACTTCTCAATCGAATAGTCAAAACGGAATCCGATTCCGTCAATTGA
- a CDS encoding helicase C-terminal domain-containing protein, whose amino-acid sequence MNDTVTISVRNLVEYVFLSGSIDVRLNAIDTMHEGTKAHQRVQLTYGEQDQKEVYVKADIQLDDLLFVVDGRCDGLLGTDPILTVDEIKSTGGDLDRIAEDGYPVHWAQALFYAYMYAKEHEQSAMRVQLTYVQTKTEEERRFMREVSFVELEQYVYEITARYAPYVQQLRKHEQLRNESIKGLAFPFETYRAGQRKLAGAVYKSIEEGVRLFAKAPTGIGKTISTTYPTIKALGAGMLQRFYYLTARTTTRAAAEDALIFMREKGLHLHAVTITAKDKICFQEEVRCEKEHCPYAEGYYDRINGAVLDILEQETIMTRPVIEAYAHKHKVCPFEFSLDLAYASDAVVCDYNYIFDPRISFKRQYAEMKKRTALLVDEAHNLVDRAREMFSAELTKAPFLALQRELKGVHNEGYRTAKAINDYFIALRKSSDGAPHLIQRQLPEELVALVDAFASAAEQAIAIGVSGDSTLLDTYFAAQNFVRTAKLFDERYVVYIELSKSDVRLKLFCLDPSQLLQQVGKGYRSHIYFSATLSPVSYYMDMLGAGENDYTIAVPSPFAKEQLDVVINPLSTRYHDRDQSKLPIAKLIMELMSERPGNYFVFFPSYAYMNAVYETYMELKEWSVPTGAASDAEVLLQTPDMAEEERDRFLGTFQAGSGRSLIGFAVMGGVFSEGVDLVGDRLVGVIVVGVGLPQLGVERNMLKDYFNEQGKNGYDYAYVFPGMNKVLQAGGRLIRSETDRGTLVLIDDRYLQTQYQRLLPEEWKG is encoded by the coding sequence ATAAACGATACGGTCACGATATCGGTGAGAAACTTAGTCGAATACGTATTTCTGAGCGGCAGCATCGACGTAAGGCTAAATGCCATCGATACGATGCATGAGGGCACTAAAGCGCATCAGAGAGTACAGCTAACCTATGGTGAGCAGGATCAGAAGGAAGTCTATGTCAAAGCGGATATCCAGTTGGATGATCTGCTGTTTGTCGTGGACGGACGCTGTGATGGACTGCTTGGGACAGATCCGATATTGACCGTAGATGAAATCAAATCGACTGGCGGAGACTTGGATCGTATAGCGGAGGACGGTTATCCTGTCCACTGGGCGCAGGCGCTATTTTATGCCTATATGTATGCTAAGGAGCATGAACAGTCCGCAATGCGTGTACAGCTTACCTATGTGCAGACAAAGACAGAGGAAGAGCGGCGGTTCATGCGGGAAGTCAGCTTCGTAGAGCTGGAGCAATATGTTTATGAGATTACTGCGCGATATGCTCCCTATGTGCAGCAGCTCCGCAAGCATGAGCAGCTAAGGAATGAGAGCATTAAGGGGCTTGCTTTTCCGTTTGAGACGTACCGAGCAGGGCAGCGCAAGCTTGCCGGAGCGGTCTATAAATCAATTGAGGAAGGCGTTCGTTTGTTTGCGAAAGCGCCGACGGGTATAGGGAAAACCATATCGACGACCTATCCAACGATTAAAGCGTTAGGAGCAGGCATGCTGCAGCGTTTTTACTATTTGACAGCAAGGACGACAACAAGAGCGGCTGCCGAGGACGCCCTTATATTTATGCGCGAGAAAGGGCTGCATCTGCACGCTGTGACGATTACAGCTAAGGATAAAATATGCTTCCAAGAGGAAGTCCGCTGCGAGAAAGAGCATTGCCCTTACGCGGAAGGCTACTATGATCGGATTAATGGCGCCGTGCTTGATATATTGGAGCAGGAAACGATTATGACGAGGCCTGTTATCGAAGCCTATGCCCATAAGCATAAGGTTTGCCCATTCGAATTTTCGCTGGATTTGGCGTATGCATCGGATGCGGTTGTCTGTGATTATAATTATATTTTTGACCCGCGCATTTCATTTAAGCGTCAGTATGCGGAGATGAAGAAACGGACAGCGCTGCTGGTGGATGAAGCGCATAACCTTGTGGATCGAGCGCGGGAGATGTTCTCTGCGGAGCTGACGAAAGCTCCGTTTCTTGCGCTGCAGCGTGAACTGAAGGGCGTACATAACGAGGGGTATCGCACCGCTAAGGCAATCAATGATTATTTCATCGCGCTGCGCAAAAGCAGCGATGGGGCGCCGCATTTGATTCAGCGGCAGCTGCCGGAGGAGCTGGTCGCATTAGTGGATGCATTCGCGTCGGCTGCGGAACAGGCGATAGCTATAGGTGTTAGCGGAGACAGCACGCTGCTGGATACTTATTTTGCAGCGCAAAATTTTGTGCGGACAGCTAAGTTATTTGATGAGCGTTATGTCGTCTATATCGAGCTTTCGAAGAGCGATGTTCGGCTTAAGCTGTTTTGCCTTGATCCCTCTCAATTGCTGCAGCAGGTGGGCAAGGGTTATCGCTCGCATATCTATTTCTCTGCAACGCTCTCTCCCGTCTCGTATTATATGGACATGCTGGGAGCGGGAGAAAATGATTATACGATCGCAGTGCCGTCTCCTTTTGCGAAGGAACAGCTTGATGTAGTCATTAATCCGCTTTCTACAAGGTACCATGACCGCGATCAATCTAAGCTGCCGATAGCGAAGCTGATTATGGAGCTGATGAGTGAGCGGCCGGGCAACTATTTTGTATTTTTCCCATCCTACGCTTACATGAATGCCGTTTATGAGACGTATATGGAGCTGAAGGAATGGTCTGTTCCAACAGGAGCGGCCTCGGATGCAGAGGTACTGCTGCAAACGCCCGATATGGCAGAGGAAGAGCGGGATCGTTTTTTAGGTACATTTCAGGCTGGGAGCGGGAGGTCCTTGATCGGTTTTGCGGTGATGGGCGGCGTGTTCTCGGAAGGCGTTGACCTCGTCGGAGACAGATTGGTCGGCGTTATCGTTGTTGGGGTAGGTTTACCGCAGCTTGGTGTAGAACGCAATATGCTGAAGGATTATTTTAACGAGCAGGGCAAGAATGGGTACGATTATGCTTACGTATTTCCGGGAATGAACAAGGTGCTGCAAGCTGGAGGAAGGCTCATCCGCTCGGAAACCGATCGCGGCACACTCGTGCTCATCGACGATCGGTATTTGCAGACCCAGTATCAACGGCTTCTGCCTGAAGAGTGGAAGGGATAA